From Abditibacteriota bacterium:
TCGCAGCCGGTGATGGCCGAGACTCTCTGGGCTATCATAAAGGTGGTGCGGGACTTGGCCGCGTTGTTGATGGCCTCCTGGATCAGCGCCTCGGTGTGGGTGTCCACGGCGGAGGTGGAGTCGTCCAGTATGAGTATGGCCGGGTCCATGAGCAGGGCTCTGGCTATGGCCATCCTCTGCTTTTGGCCGCCGGAGAGGTTGACGCCCCTTTCGCCCAGCATGGTGTTGTATTTTTCGGGCAGGCTCATGATGTGGTCGTGGATGTTGGCGGCCTTGGCTGCCTCCGCCACGGTCTCGATGGGTATCATGCTCCGGGGATAGGAGAGATTGGCGTAGATGGTGTCGGCGAACAAAAAGGTCTCCTGGGCCACTATGCCTATGTGGCGCCTCAGGCTGTCTATGACGTAGTTTTTCACGTCGATGCCGTCTATCAGCACCTGTCCCTTGCTGGCGTCGTAGAACCGGGGCAGCATGTTGATGAGGCTGGTCTTGCCGCAGCCGGTGGGGCCTATGATGCCTATCATCTGCCCCGCCTCCACCTTCAGGTTGATGTCCTTCAGGGCCACGGTGCCGTCGTGGTAGGTGAGGGTGACGTTTCTGAATTCCACCTCGCCTCTGCATTTCTTCATGACCGTCTTGCCGTCCTTCAGCCTCTCGGGGTGGGCCAGCAGCACTTCGAAGATACGGTCGGCGGAGGCTATGGCGTTCTGGACCACAGCCACCATAAAGGGCATCATCCTGACGGGGCCTATGAGCATGCCCAGATAGGTGTTGAAGGCGATGAGCTCGCCCACGGTCAGCTTGCCTCTGATGACGTGGAGGCCGCCCACCCACAGCACCAGGATGGTGGAGAACACGGCCAGAAAGTCCATAAAGGGGCCGTAAAAGGCGCTGACCCTGGTGGAGGCCAGCACTCTGTCATAGAGCCCCCAGGCCAGCTTGTTGAACTTCTGTATCTGGTCTTCCTCCCGGACAAAGGCCTTGATGACACGGATGCCCATGATGTTCTGGGTGATGGCGCTGGTCATCTCGCCCACCTGATTCTGTATCTTGACGTACATGGGCCTGATGATGCCGGAGTATTTGAAGACCACCACTCCCAGGATGGGCATGATGCTGAGGCCCAGCACCGTGAGCAGCCAGTCCATGGATATGCACTTTACCAGAATGGCCAGGGCCATGCCCACGTTGACCACTATGTTGACCACGCCCGGACCGAAGAGCTGGCGGAGAGCTTCCACGTCCTCGGTGGAACGGCTGATGAGCTGGCCCGCCTCGGCGTCGTCGTGATAGGTGAAGGACAGCCTCTGGATGTGGTCAAAGAGCTTGTTGCGTATGTCATACACGCTCAGCTGGCTCACCAGCTCTATGGTGTAGTTCTGCATGAACTGACAGACGGCCTTGAAGAGAAATACGCCGACGAGCAGTATGGCAAAGTTGCGCAGGTGGTGAAGATTTGCCCTGATGATATCCGGAGTGGGGTTGGACGCCAGGTCCGTGAGGCATTCGTCTATGACCCTCTGCTGGATACTCGGCCAGTAAATATTGGTGGCTACCAGCAGTCCCATGAAGATGAGAGAGGTGGCAAACAGCAGCCAGTATTTCTTGGCAAAGGAAAATATTCTGGATATGGTTCTCATTATCTCCCCCGTGTTTGAGATACGATCCTTGTTGCTTTAATTATTATACCAAAATGCCGAGCGGAATATATACCCCCCGAGGGCGTAAAACGATGGTTTTTTGCGGTTTTTTTCGGGACTATTTTTCCGGATAGACCACGCCCCTTTCCGACAGCTTTTCAAACTGTATCCTGTAGAGCTCTCTGTAGCGGCCCCCTTCCCGGGCCATGAGCTCGCTGTGGCGCCCTCTCTCCACTATCCTGCCGTCCTCCACCACGCATATCAGGTCGGCGGAGGCGATGGTGGACAGCCTGTGGGCCACCACGAAGCAGGTGCGGTCCCTGAAGAGCTGGGACAGGCCGTACTGGATGAGCTTTTCGGTCTTGGTGTCCACGCTGCTGGTGGCCTCGTCCAGGATGAGTATGGCCGGGTCGGCTATGAGGGCCCGGGCAAAGCTGATGAGCTGCTTTTGGCCGGTGGACAGGCGGCTGGCGCCCTCGCGCACGTCCGTCCCGTAGCCCTTGGGCATGGCTGTGATGAACTCGTGGGCCCCCACGAATTTCGCGGCGTCTATGACCTCCTGGTCGGTGGCGTCCAGCCGGCCGTAGCGGATGTTGTCCATGATGGAGCCCGGGAACAGAAAGGCGTCCTGCAGCACCACTCCCATGGCGCTGCGGAGGGACCGGCAGGTGACGTCGCGTATGTCCCTGCCGTCCAGCTCTATGGAGCCGGTCCTCACGTCATACTGCCTCGACAGCAGATTGATGAGAGTGGTCTTGCCGGCTCCGGTGGAGCCTACCAGCGCCACTGTCTGTCCGGGCATGGCCTCTATGCTCACTCCCTTTATCACGTCCCTGCCGTCCTCGTAGCCAAAGGTGACGTCCCTGAAGGTGACGCGCCCCTTCACCTCCCTGAGCTCCTCGGCTCCGGGCTTGTCCTGTATCTCCGGAGGCAGATTGAGTATGCCGAAGATGCGCTCGGCGCCGGCCATGGCCGCCTGCATGGTGTTGAAATACTGGCTGACGCTGCGGACCGGGTTGAAAAACCTGCCTATATAGCCCAGAAAGGCTATAAAGCCTCCCAGGGTCAGGCGCTGCATGCTGATCTCCCGGGCGCCTATGAGCAGCACCAGCATCATGCCGAAGAGGGAGATGAAGTCCACCACTATGCTGTAGGAGCCTCCTATCACCACGGCCTTCATCTGGGTCTTCAGGAGGTCTTTGCCGGCCCGCTTGAAGCCCTGGAGGCCGGCCTTTTCCCGGACGAAGCTCTTGACCACCTTGACCCCCGCCACGTTTTCGGACATATTGGCTATGACTGCGGCGTTCTTGCGGCGGGTCTCCCTGTTTATCTGCCGGACGAAACGGCGGAGCAGGAGGGTGGCGGCGACTATCATGGGCACCGTCAGCAGCAGCCACAGGGTCAGGGTCCTGTTGAGACGCCACATGATGAAAAAGACGACGACGGCGGTGCCGAAGTCCACTATCACGTGGACGGCGCCGTTGGTGATCATGCGGTTGATGGCGTTGACGTCGCCCATGATGCGGCTGATGAAGCTGCCGGCGGGATAGCTCTTGAAAAAGCCCAGGGATTGGCGCTGTATGTGCTCAAAGAGCCTGATGCGGATGCTGTTGGTGACCTTTTGGCCCAGGGAGGTGAAGGTGAGGGATTGGCAGTACTGGATGCCCCAGCGCAGCAGATAGACCGCCAGCATCAGGGCGCAGACCCGGGTAAGGGTCGCGGCGTCCAGCTTGCGGATGCCGTCGTCGATGGCCATCTTGGTGAGCCAGGGCTCCGCCAGACCCAGAGCGGAGGTGATGATCCACAGGAGCATGGCGGCAAAAAACAGGAGCTTGTGAGGCTTCAGAAACTCAAAGGCTCCCTTGGCCAGATCCTTGTCAAAGGACCGGCTCAGCTTGCGGTCGTCGTTGAAGTCATAGTCGAGCCGCGTCTTCGGCCTGCCCGGATCGTCCGGGATCCTGATGATCTTTTTTCGTCTGAATCGCATAAGTATTTCGTACCTGAGGCGTCTTGCCACATATAGATTATATCACAGACCGCGGAAGATGCACCACCCGCCGGAGACCATATATATGGTATAATAATGTTGAACATGCGACTTGCGGAGAAAACACATGAAGCACCACATATTATCCCTCCGTCCGGCGCTGCCGGGGTTGCTGCTGGCGGGACTGCTGCTGGCGGCGGCGCTCCTCGCCGGCTGCGAGGGCGGAGAGACGGGAAAGGGAAGCCCCATGAAAAAGACCTACAAAGAGATCAGTCAGCGGGAGGCCGCGAAAATGATGGCCCGGGACGACGGCCACGTCGTACTGGACGTGCGGACCCGGGAGGAATACGACGCCGGCCATATACCCGGCGCTGTGCTGCTGCCGGGCGAGACCATCGGCCGGGAAAAGCCGGCGCTGCTGCCGGACGCCGGGCAGATCATACTCATATACTGCCGCAGCGGCAACCGCTCCAAACAGGCGGCCCAAAAGCTGGCGGATATGGGCTACGGCAGGGTGTATGAATTCGGCGGGATAAACACCTGGAAGGGAGACATAGAAAAGACTGCCTGTCCCGTCACTCCCACCGCGGTGCTGACCGTGAAGGCGGGAGGCAGGACCTTTTACGCGGATCTGGAGGACAACCCTTCGGCTGTGGCTTTCA
This genomic window contains:
- a CDS encoding ABC transporter ATP-binding protein translates to MRTISRIFSFAKKYWLLFATSLIFMGLLVATNIYWPSIQQRVIDECLTDLASNPTPDIIRANLHHLRNFAILLVGVFLFKAVCQFMQNYTIELVSQLSVYDIRNKLFDHIQRLSFTYHDDAEAGQLISRSTEDVEALRQLFGPGVVNIVVNVGMALAILVKCISMDWLLTVLGLSIMPILGVVVFKYSGIIRPMYVKIQNQVGEMTSAITQNIMGIRVIKAFVREEDQIQKFNKLAWGLYDRVLASTRVSAFYGPFMDFLAVFSTILVLWVGGLHVIRGKLTVGELIAFNTYLGMLIGPVRMMPFMVAVVQNAIASADRIFEVLLAHPERLKDGKTVMKKCRGEVEFRNVTLTYHDGTVALKDINLKVEAGQMIGIIGPTGCGKTSLINMLPRFYDASKGQVLIDGIDVKNYVIDSLRRHIGIVAQETFLFADTIYANLSYPRSMIPIETVAEAAKAANIHDHIMSLPEKYNTMLGERGVNLSGGQKQRMAIARALLMDPAILILDDSTSAVDTHTEALIQEAINNAAKSRTTFMIAQRVSAITGCDKIIVIDKGRIVEEGTHKELLQKEGLYHRIYNSQLLEDSQKDNFVE
- a CDS encoding ABC transporter ATP-binding protein, translated to MRFRRKKIIRIPDDPGRPKTRLDYDFNDDRKLSRSFDKDLAKGAFEFLKPHKLLFFAAMLLWIITSALGLAEPWLTKMAIDDGIRKLDAATLTRVCALMLAVYLLRWGIQYCQSLTFTSLGQKVTNSIRIRLFEHIQRQSLGFFKSYPAGSFISRIMGDVNAINRMITNGAVHVIVDFGTAVVVFFIMWRLNRTLTLWLLLTVPMIVAATLLLRRFVRQINRETRRKNAAVIANMSENVAGVKVVKSFVREKAGLQGFKRAGKDLLKTQMKAVVIGGSYSIVVDFISLFGMMLVLLIGAREISMQRLTLGGFIAFLGYIGRFFNPVRSVSQYFNTMQAAMAGAERIFGILNLPPEIQDKPGAEELREVKGRVTFRDVTFGYEDGRDVIKGVSIEAMPGQTVALVGSTGAGKTTLINLLSRQYDVRTGSIELDGRDIRDVTCRSLRSAMGVVLQDAFLFPGSIMDNIRYGRLDATDQEVIDAAKFVGAHEFITAMPKGYGTDVREGASRLSTGQKQLISFARALIADPAILILDEATSSVDTKTEKLIQYGLSQLFRDRTCFVVAHRLSTIASADLICVVEDGRIVERGRHSELMAREGGRYRELYRIQFEKLSERGVVYPEK